AGATGTAATGGATCGTGATGCTCGGAAAATGCGTGGAGATAAACCTTTTGTATTTAGTAATCTCAAAACTCAGATCGGCTTAGTAACAATCACAGAATTTATTATTGGACGAATGTAAGTATTGAGATTTATTGGACAAACCAAAAGACGGGATGTGAAGCTTAGCTTCACATCCCGTCTTTTGGTTTACTCTAACCAAATTTGATCGCCACAACGAATTACTCCTTCCTGTAGTACTGAAGTGCGAATACCTGCGATTGTCTTATTGTGTTTAGTTGTAGTCCGCAAAATATTTAAATCAGTAGGAAGATCTAACTGAGCAATAGTTGTTACCACACATCGAGGGCATGAAGTATCAATACTTAGACAGACTTGATCGCCGATGAACATCTTGCTGCCTACCCAAGCATCTTCAATAAATGCGGCTTCTGAATCTTTGGGCTCAATCAAGATATTTGGGCGAAACCGACAAGGCTCAAAAGCTCCTTCAGGATAGATGTTCTTTAGTTGAGTTAATGTTGCGGTTGTAATAGCGTGAATAGGGCAGGAATCGAAAAAAGTCCCTGATGGCATGAACAATTGAGTAATGATTTCTCGATTGAGTGCTCCTTCAATATCTGGCCAGTACTGATCTAAACTCGGCGCTTCAGGAACTGAAGAAATTAACTGGACATCTCTTCCCACTGCTTGAGAAAGCGTAGCATTTATATCAATATTGTCACTAGTAGCTGTACTTCCGTCGGGTAAGGCAAATTTAACGGGAGGTATTGACGTTTGTGGTTTAGGAGATGATACAAACCCAGCTTGAAATCCTAGCAATTTCGCCCATTTTTTGGGATTCTTGGCACTGGCAATTCTCTCAGTTTCGCGATCCCACAAGGCATAAGCGCGATCGCCTAAAAGTCCTTTGGATACAACATCCACATGATCAAGTTTCTCTCCTAGCATCGACTTGACTGGATAACGCCAGAGAGAGTCAACTACACCAACTAAAATTCGAGTCATCGCTTTTCCGATTAATAATCGACCTGTATCAAATTGCTAATAAAAAAGCCGATAACTGATTATAAGTGTTGCTTACTGACACTTTTAACCGATTATTGGCTTCTCACTCAGCGAAAACGCTATAACCTTAAATTGCAAGGTACTTATGCACTAAATCATCGCTTAAATCAGATGTTGCACCATTTGCTACAACTGCACCTTTCTCCATGATGAAGAACTTTTGAGCTAACTGACGGGCAAAATCCACCTTTTGCTCAACAACAATTAAGGTAATTCCCTTCTCACGATTAATACGTTTGAGAGTGTCCTCAATTTCCTGCACAATTGAAGGTTGAATTCCTTCTGTAGGTTCATCTAGGAGCATCATTTTGGGATTGCTCATCAATCCGCGTGCGATCGCTAATTGCTGTTGCTGTCCTCCACTCAATAATCCACCTTGACGGCTGAGATGCTGTTTCAGCATCGGGAAAAACTCAAAAATCTCATCAGGGATTTTACGATACTGCTTCTGTCCAGCCGACATACCTAGTTTGAGATTATCCAAAACCGATAAATAAGGAATGATTTCTCGACCTTGGGGGATGTAAGAAATCCCATACCTTGCACGTTTGTAAGTTGGCACCTTAGTAATTTCATCAGCATCAAAAACGATATTGCCAGAAAGAACCTTGTTCAAACCAATAACGCTACGAAGTAATGTCGTTTTTCCAACACCATTACGCCCTAACAAACAAGCAATATCACCTTGATTAATCGCCATATTCACTCCGAACAAAACAGGTGTTTGCCCATAGGAAACAGTAACATCAGTTAGTTCAAGCAGCATCGATTTGTTCGCGTCCAAGATACACCTCAATTACTTTAGGATTTGATTGAACTTCATTGACCGAGCCTTCAGTCAATTTTTCACCTTGGTGGAGTACCACAATTCGTTGAGCAATTTGTTTGACAAATTCCATATCATGCTCAATTACGACAACAGAATGATTCTGAGAAATCGTCTTGATAATTTCTCCTGTCAAATGGGTCTCGTCAGGTGTCATACCGGCAGTTGGTTCATCTAATAAGACTAAGGTCGGATCTTGAGCAATTACCATCCCAATCTCTACCCACTGTTTCTGTCCATGAGACAGAGATGAGACCTTAGAATAGCCTTTTTCTAAAAGACCAACGCGATCAAGTACAGAAATTATCTTGTCTCTTTTCGCAGTTGTGAGTTTAGACTTAATCGAAGCAAAAACACCATGAGATCCTTTTAGGGCAAGCAAAATGTTGTCGAATACAGACAAATCATTATAAACATTAGGGTTTTGGAACTTACGTCCAATGCCCATCCGCGCAACTTTGTGAGGACTTTGATTAGTTATATCCTTGCCATGATAGATAACATTTCCTGAAGCTACTGGAGATTTGCCAACGATCGCATCAAGTAAAGTACTTTTGCCAGCTCCATTCGGCCCGATAATAGTAACGATCTCATTTTCGCCAACTTCTAGATCAACACCTTTTAATGCCTTAAATCCAGAAAAGACTACCTTGAGATCTTTAACAGATAAAACAGATTCTCTATCACTAGCAAAGTTGCTAGTCTCAACTTCTGATATTGTTTCCATGAGTTACACCTTTTTTGATATTAAGAAATATGTGATTTTATTGAAGTCTAGATTCCTAGGAGTTTTAATAGGCAAAGGTTAAATCCGAGGAATTAGACCAATTATTCAGTTCTTTCCAATTGATTAGACTTTTTAGAAAGAAATTTCTTCGGTAATAGGCTCATCAGTCCATCAGGTAGAAATAAGACAACTATAACCAAAATCACTCCGACAATTAACTGCCAATCTTGAGTGATCCGATCCACTGAATTTTGGATCTGTCCAAGTAAGATAGCAGCAATGATTGGACCAAAAAGTGTTCCTCTACCACCCACTGCAACCCAAATTACAATCTGAGTACCAAAAGCAACACCAAGATAAACTGGTGAAATAAATTTGTTTAGAGGAACAAACAAACCACCAGCAATTCCAGCAATTCCAGCAGAAAGTGTCCAAATAAAGATTTTAAAATTAGCAACATCATAGCCAAGGTAGGAGATACGTTGCTCATTTTCTTTAATAGAGCGGAGAATCAATCCAAAGTTAGATTGAGTTAACCACCAACTGCCAGCCATCACAGAAGCTGCAAACCCAAGGATTATAAAATATATTCCTATCGGTGGAACAGTTGCACCAAATAAGACTAGTTTTGAAACATCAGTGATGCCATTTGTTCCACCTGTATAAGCTTGTTGACTAACAAAGAAAGTAGTTAAAGCAGAAGCAATAGCTAGGGTGATAACTGTAATGTAAACACCGCTCACCTTGGAACGAAAAATAAAGGAGCCGATTAAATATGCGAATCCTGCGGGTATTACCACCATCGCAATGACAGCAATTGGGAAATGCTGCAATGGCGCAATAAACCAA
This window of the Pseudanabaena sp. BC1403 genome carries:
- a CDS encoding MOSC domain-containing protein; the protein is MTRILVGVVDSLWRYPVKSMLGEKLDHVDVVSKGLLGDRAYALWDRETERIASAKNPKKWAKLLGFQAGFVSSPKPQTSIPPVKFALPDGSTATSDNIDINATLSQAVGRDVQLISSVPEAPSLDQYWPDIEGALNREIITQLFMPSGTFFDSCPIHAITTATLTQLKNIYPEGAFEPCRFRPNILIEPKDSEAAFIEDAWVGSKMFIGDQVCLSIDTSCPRCVVTTIAQLDLPTDLNILRTTTKHNKTIAGIRTSVLQEGVIRCGDQIWLE
- the urtE gene encoding urea ABC transporter ATP-binding subunit UrtE; this translates as MLLELTDVTVSYGQTPVLFGVNMAINQGDIACLLGRNGVGKTTLLRSVIGLNKVLSGNIVFDADEITKVPTYKRARYGISYIPQGREIIPYLSVLDNLKLGMSAGQKQYRKIPDEIFEFFPMLKQHLSRQGGLLSGGQQQQLAIARGLMSNPKMMLLDEPTEGIQPSIVQEIEDTLKRINREKGITLIVVEQKVDFARQLAQKFFIMEKGAVVANGATSDLSDDLVHKYLAI
- the urtD gene encoding urea ABC transporter ATP-binding protein UrtD, which translates into the protein METISEVETSNFASDRESVLSVKDLKVVFSGFKALKGVDLEVGENEIVTIIGPNGAGKSTLLDAIVGKSPVASGNVIYHGKDITNQSPHKVARMGIGRKFQNPNVYNDLSVFDNILLALKGSHGVFASIKSKLTTAKRDKIISVLDRVGLLEKGYSKVSSLSHGQKQWVEIGMVIAQDPTLVLLDEPTAGMTPDETHLTGEIIKTISQNHSVVVIEHDMEFVKQIAQRIVVLHQGEKLTEGSVNEVQSNPKVIEVYLGREQIDAA
- the urtC gene encoding urea ABC transporter permease subunit UrtC, coding for MAEVVGRIRQANYVPKRWLATSLVLLVIFAIFPFVAGEFQTNLMAKLLLFGTLGVSLDLVWGFTGILSFAHGVFFTLGGYAMAYYLKLNLSATANNYGGTLPDFMVWNGLKELPWFIAPLQHFPIAVIAMVVIPAGFAYLIGSFIFRSKVSGVYITVITLAIASALTTFFVSQQAYTGGTNGITDVSKLVLFGATVPPIGIYFIILGFAASVMAGSWWLTQSNFGLILRSIKENEQRISYLGYDVANFKIFIWTLSAGIAGIAGGLFVPLNKFISPVYLGVAFGTQIVIWVAVGGRGTLFGPIIAAILLGQIQNSVDRITQDWQLIVGVILVIVVLFLPDGLMSLLPKKFLSKKSNQLERTE